One window from the genome of Phycisphaerales bacterium encodes:
- a CDS encoding type II secretion system protein has translation MNRRRGFTLIEILVVVAIVGVLMSLLLPALAKARKSAQLLQDGNGIREMHRAGKMHAQDSNQGMPTPGKIACLDMDFDGDGAGDQYVPLKGPEDTNQNTTKALHSLMIALEYYQPKLCVSGVEANPAVQVDDDYQYGLYDPANQSFWDQGFDCNITGQGPFPSNISYAHQWFAGKRKATRWQRNTVDSNVVQMGNRGPKDGNIHPDVVDPEEYKNSNTLLMHGSEKDWTGCFVMGDNSTRTENGFYLDGVEYNPRGGFAAKMDNQFFDEDNHSNAFDIEATSNGVWEFSDLNGGDSVLTIQRTNINNFDTRMND, from the coding sequence ATGAATCGCAGGAGAGGTTTTACCTTAATCGAAATCCTAGTTGTTGTTGCTATCGTTGGCGTCCTGATGTCATTGCTGCTTCCAGCACTGGCTAAAGCTCGTAAATCAGCACAACTTCTGCAAGATGGCAACGGCATCCGGGAAATGCACCGTGCGGGAAAAATGCATGCCCAAGATTCCAATCAAGGCATGCCTACGCCGGGCAAAATCGCATGCCTAGATATGGACTTTGACGGCGATGGCGCAGGAGACCAATACGTCCCACTGAAAGGCCCTGAAGATACCAATCAGAACACTACAAAGGCACTTCATTCACTAATGATCGCCCTTGAGTACTACCAACCAAAACTCTGCGTAAGCGGTGTTGAGGCCAACCCAGCTGTCCAAGTTGATGATGATTACCAGTACGGTCTCTATGACCCCGCGAACCAATCATTCTGGGACCAAGGCTTCGATTGCAATATCACTGGCCAAGGCCCATTCCCAAGTAATATCTCATATGCTCACCAGTGGTTTGCCGGCAAGCGGAAGGCTACTCGATGGCAACGAAATACTGTTGATTCCAACGTTGTACAGATGGGCAACCGTGGCCCCAAAGATGGCAACATTCACCCAGACGTGGTAGACCCAGAAGAATACAAGAACTCTAATACGCTCCTGATGCATGGTAGTGAAAAAGATTGGACTGGCTGCTTTGTCATGGGTGACAATTCAACACGCACAGAGAACGGCTTCTATCTGGACGGTGTTGAGTACAACCCACGTGGTGGCTTCGCTGCAAAAATGGACAACCAATTCTTCGACGAAGACAATCACAGCAACGCATTCGACATAGAAGCGACCTCTAATGGCGTTTGGGAATTCAGCGACCTCAATGGTGGCGATTCCGTCCTGACCATCCAGAGAACGAATATAAACAATTTCGACACACGAATGAATGACTAA
- a CDS encoding type II secretion system protein, which yields MTNRQNIIRGGFTLIELLVVITIIGVLISMLLPALQKARATAALMEDGSQQKSIVQGMAVNAAGSGATGSYLPAPEFRHRGPSADGNFYPGIGPTSPELNTHTNLMSMLVMSNAIPTKLLIGTTEDSITVYEAITYRYDDYRPADGTSTEPRYWEGGTNLSGDNTGDYQGDLTEGCNHSYAVMALDGDRYRRGWSTNHDAYTPLTANRGPACGELGGHDSENLPQPFRAHGDEQSWYGHMAYGDGHVEAGESFILADNQYQDGNGNSAPDNVFSHQETAKGSDHWLIHCDDKEAASNSDYGTHKSVANWELLPDGSDSGCSD from the coding sequence ATGACAAATCGTCAGAATATTATTCGAGGTGGCTTCACCTTGATTGAACTTCTTGTGGTTATCACCATCATTGGAGTACTGATTAGCATGTTGCTTCCAGCGCTTCAAAAAGCACGAGCTACTGCAGCTTTAATGGAAGATGGCTCACAACAAAAGAGTATTGTTCAGGGAATGGCTGTTAATGCTGCTGGCTCTGGAGCTACTGGCAGCTATCTACCAGCACCAGAATTCCGCCACAGAGGCCCAAGCGCTGACGGAAACTTCTACCCAGGCATTGGCCCAACAAGCCCAGAACTAAACACACATACGAACCTCATGTCGATGCTGGTTATGTCGAACGCCATTCCAACAAAGCTACTCATTGGAACGACCGAAGACAGCATCACTGTCTATGAGGCAATCACTTACAGGTACGACGACTACCGCCCAGCCGATGGCACCTCAACAGAGCCTAGGTACTGGGAAGGTGGAACAAATCTGAGCGGTGATAACACAGGTGACTATCAGGGAGATCTAACAGAAGGCTGTAATCACTCCTACGCCGTTATGGCATTGGATGGTGACAGATACCGACGTGGCTGGAGCACCAATCACGACGCCTATACACCTCTTACAGCAAACCGCGGCCCAGCATGCGGCGAACTCGGTGGCCATGACTCGGAGAACCTACCTCAACCATTCCGTGCTCATGGTGACGAGCAATCTTGGTACGGACACATGGCATATGGCGACGGCCATGTAGAAGCAGGCGAGAGTTTCATCCTTGCAGACAACCAATACCAAGACGGCAATGGCAACAGTGCTCCTGATAACGTCTTTAGTCATCAGGAAACGGCGAAAGGAAGCGATCATTGGCTCATCCATTGTGATGACAAAGAAGCCGCTTCTAACTCTGACTACGGCACACATAAATCAGTTGCGAATTGGGAATTACTGCCTGACGGCAGCGATTCGGGCTGCAGCGACTAA
- a CDS encoding NfeD family protein, which produces MKLSSTQPIFQIAFLLTLICILSGMAQQQATAPIPAGRSASLVAVLPVRGVIDRVTVWSLQRRLAAAIEAGADAVVLDLDTPGGEMTATLDICLLIKTQAPANTVAWINPQAYSAGTIIALACREIIMAPGATFGDAAPIAIGPGGLSALPQTERAKIESPLLAEVIDSARRNHYDENLVQGFISVSVELWLIENKSTGQRVFVDRPEFKTLFGQEPTETMTPVGFSAPSVSTIMPWWNTLFDPPNPGGFSSSPQQTEQEKQAEIEFQQTLPSSRQRLTANDRDQWQVVGQVLTNDRLLTLKAAEASHYGLVTAVISNDQEISDFFGASRVILFNESWSEGLVRFLLNPWTKGTLIVVFILALFIELASGSGVFALLSISALLILIGAPALVGMTQWWDIMFIGLGLVLIGLELFVIPGFGFAGVAGVVVLLIGLIGTFISGDVTTAESQRGLWVGITTVFAALFAAACGIWIISRYVHTLPLFDRAILRAEVATGAGPDVSSPITPKVARGDIGLTETDLRPSGRAVFADRPFDVTSAGEYIAKGTPVQVISVDGLSIQVEEA; this is translated from the coding sequence ATGAAACTAAGTTCTACCCAACCTATCTTTCAAATCGCGTTTCTACTCACGCTCATCTGTATTCTTAGTGGCATGGCCCAACAGCAAGCCACGGCCCCAATTCCTGCGGGACGTAGTGCTAGTTTAGTGGCGGTATTGCCTGTGAGAGGCGTGATTGATCGTGTGACCGTGTGGTCATTGCAACGGAGACTCGCCGCCGCCATTGAGGCTGGCGCGGATGCTGTTGTTCTTGATCTTGATACACCTGGCGGCGAAATGACGGCCACACTTGATATTTGCCTGCTGATTAAGACACAAGCGCCTGCCAATACAGTGGCATGGATTAACCCACAAGCCTACTCGGCTGGAACGATCATCGCCCTTGCCTGCCGTGAGATCATCATGGCGCCAGGCGCTACCTTCGGAGATGCCGCTCCAATTGCTATCGGCCCTGGTGGACTTAGTGCGTTACCCCAAACAGAGCGTGCAAAAATTGAGTCGCCGCTCCTTGCGGAAGTCATTGATTCTGCAAGACGAAATCACTACGACGAAAATCTGGTTCAAGGGTTCATCAGTGTTAGCGTTGAATTATGGCTTATCGAAAACAAAAGCACTGGACAGCGTGTGTTTGTTGATCGACCTGAGTTCAAAACGCTCTTCGGCCAAGAGCCCACCGAAACAATGACACCGGTCGGATTCTCTGCGCCTTCAGTATCAACGATTATGCCTTGGTGGAATACGCTTTTTGATCCGCCAAATCCAGGTGGCTTTTCAAGCAGCCCCCAACAAACTGAACAGGAAAAACAGGCAGAGATTGAATTCCAACAAACACTGCCTTCGAGTCGACAGCGGCTCACTGCCAATGACCGTGACCAGTGGCAAGTCGTGGGACAAGTGCTGACGAATGATCGGCTGCTGACGCTAAAAGCCGCAGAAGCGTCTCACTACGGGCTCGTGACCGCGGTCATTTCGAATGATCAGGAAATAAGTGACTTCTTTGGTGCCTCGCGGGTCATCTTGTTTAACGAATCTTGGTCAGAAGGGCTGGTTCGCTTCCTCCTCAATCCATGGACAAAAGGCACTCTCATTGTGGTCTTCATACTTGCTCTGTTCATTGAGCTTGCTTCTGGAAGTGGGGTCTTTGCCTTGCTTTCTATTAGTGCACTACTGATCTTAATTGGAGCACCAGCGCTGGTTGGCATGACCCAATGGTGGGACATTATGTTCATCGGACTTGGCTTGGTCTTGATCGGCCTGGAGCTCTTTGTCATTCCAGGCTTTGGATTTGCAGGCGTCGCTGGCGTTGTGGTGCTACTGATCGGGCTGATTGGTACATTTATCTCTGGTGACGTGACCACTGCAGAAAGCCAGCGCGGACTATGGGTTGGAATCACCACTGTGTTCGCAGCACTCTTTGCGGCAGCTTGCGGAATCTGGATCATTTCTCGATATGTTCACACACTACCGCTATTCGATCGGGCCATCCTTCGTGCTGAAGTAGCGACTGGAGCTGGCCCCGATGTCTCTTCACCAATCACACCTAAAGTAGCCAGAGGAGATATTGGTTTGACTGAGACAGATCTACGACCCAGCGGTCGAGCTGTCTTTGCTGACCGCCCTTTCGACGTGACCTCAGCGGGAGAGTACATTGCCAAGGGCACGCCTGTTCAAGTCATCAGTGTCGATGGCCTAAGTATCCAAGTTGAGGAGGCCTAG
- a CDS encoding NfeD family protein produces MGSLALAAIETAPDDTFLVIGIVCLCIAVLVIIMEVFIPSAGLLALIGAASAVAALVSFFLYDTLLGVVMLGLTLVLGPLAGWGLFRLWINSPIARRMILADENEAISTGDRASFAKSEMERAQRAQELQQLIGSEGETMTILRPVGTVRIAGRRLDAMAESGIIEAGTAIVVTDVYDNQVKVRPR; encoded by the coding sequence ATGGGATCACTTGCCCTCGCTGCTATTGAGACTGCGCCCGACGACACCTTTCTAGTGATTGGCATTGTCTGTCTTTGTATTGCCGTACTGGTCATTATTATGGAGGTCTTCATACCCTCAGCTGGACTCCTCGCCCTCATTGGCGCCGCTTCTGCGGTGGCCGCGCTGGTCTCTTTCTTCCTCTATGACACACTGCTGGGTGTTGTCATGCTCGGCCTGACACTGGTGCTCGGTCCACTGGCTGGATGGGGGCTTTTTCGCCTATGGATCAACTCTCCTATTGCTCGCCGGATGATCCTGGCCGACGAAAACGAGGCGATTTCAACTGGAGATCGCGCCTCCTTTGCGAAATCAGAAATGGAAAGAGCTCAACGGGCCCAAGAACTACAACAGCTCATAGGCAGTGAGGGAGAAACGATGACCATACTGCGTCCTGTGGGCACGGTGCGAATTGCTGGGCGTCGGCTCGATGCAATGGCAGAATCCGGTATCATTGAGGCTGGAACTGCAATCGTCGTCACGGATGTTTACGACAATCAAGTAAAGGTACGCCCGCGCTAG
- the floA gene encoding flotillin-like protein FloA (flotillin-like protein involved in membrane lipid rafts): MLLLSPVLAITHAQPIVLGLTGGTIAAIVLGSIGGLILLVLLGFAYQFFGLWLQALVSNARVGFIDLIMMKFRKVNAREIVFNRISAKKAGMDLPTQNLEAHYLAGGRVTNVVRAMIAADKAHIDLPWETSTAIDLAGRDILEAVRTSVDPKVIDCPSPTHGKTTIDAVAGDGIQLRARARVTVRTNIARLVGGATEETIIARVGEGIISTIGSAATHLKVLENPDKISKTVLAKGLDAGTAFEILSIDIADVDVGENIGAKLQADQAAADKKRFQADAEKRRAMAIAAEAEFQADAKKNRALVILAEAEVPKALAHAFREGNLGIMDYYRMKNIVADTSMRDSIASPGADTEGDTGATKQ; this comes from the coding sequence ATGTTGCTGCTCTCCCCCGTTCTTGCCATCACTCATGCCCAACCAATAGTTCTCGGCCTTACAGGCGGGACCATTGCTGCCATCGTTTTGGGCAGTATTGGTGGGCTCATCTTATTGGTCCTCCTAGGCTTCGCCTACCAGTTCTTTGGCCTTTGGCTACAAGCATTGGTATCCAATGCCCGCGTTGGCTTCATCGACTTAATAATGATGAAGTTTCGAAAGGTCAATGCTCGAGAAATTGTCTTCAATCGGATCAGTGCCAAGAAAGCTGGAATGGACCTGCCAACGCAGAACCTCGAAGCGCACTATCTCGCTGGTGGACGAGTCACAAATGTCGTTCGTGCAATGATTGCTGCTGATAAGGCGCACATCGATCTGCCATGGGAAACTTCAACTGCAATTGATCTTGCGGGCCGCGATATTCTTGAGGCTGTTCGTACCAGCGTCGATCCCAAAGTCATCGATTGCCCAAGCCCAACCCACGGCAAAACAACGATTGATGCAGTCGCTGGCGATGGCATCCAGCTGCGAGCTAGAGCTCGTGTAACAGTGCGAACAAACATTGCACGACTGGTTGGCGGTGCCACCGAAGAGACCATTATCGCCCGTGTTGGTGAAGGCATCATCTCAACGATTGGCTCCGCGGCAACCCACCTGAAAGTGCTTGAGAATCCAGACAAAATATCGAAAACCGTTCTCGCCAAAGGCCTGGATGCAGGAACTGCGTTTGAGATTCTCTCAATCGATATTGCTGATGTAGATGTTGGTGAGAATATTGGCGCAAAGCTTCAAGCCGACCAGGCCGCAGCAGACAAAAAGAGATTCCAAGCTGATGCAGAGAAGCGCCGGGCGATGGCCATCGCAGCTGAAGCTGAATTCCAGGCTGATGCAAAGAAGAATCGCGCCTTGGTCATCCTGGCTGAAGCTGAAGTACCCAAGGCACTGGCCCATGCATTCCGTGAAGGCAATCTCGGCATTATGGACTATTACCGAATGAAGAACATCGTCGCCGATACTTCTATGAGAGATTCCATTGCCTCCCCAGGCGCTGACACTGAGGGCGACACAGGAGCCACCAAACAGTAG
- a CDS encoding DegT/DnrJ/EryC1/StrS family aminotransferase: protein MTTTTSSNRPALLGGQPAVTLDQTEALRWPIVTTEDEEAVLRVLRSGEISINDEVSKLEDDYRQWLDLPYAIAHNNGTGGIHGAMHAFDIGPGDEVIVQSATWWASVMPILHQGGIPVFAELDPDTLGLCPKDVEQKITDRTKAIVVVHLFGMPSKMDELMEIASKYGLLVLEDASHAHGATYKGRKIGTIGDAAVFSMQANKLVPSSEGGMFLCSDEEMYEKVLRYGHYERLLGLESLNKYLAATGLGHKFRMSPLSAAVARVQLRHLDERNEKRNHNCIRLGERLEKLGIKAFLAPDDVQRTYFEYLVHYDEEATGLPIGDLATALRAEGAQIEAPRYPLLHQMPVFTHGFWSMIARTDETDSPLREYDIDDLPFTVKGNGSLLKLPAFPNAGDDLVDQYAAAFEKVLSHADEIPRDSE from the coding sequence ATGACGACAACCACTTCATCCAATCGCCCTGCACTACTGGGTGGCCAGCCCGCAGTCACCCTAGACCAAACCGAAGCGCTCCGTTGGCCCATCGTGACGACAGAAGATGAGGAAGCAGTCCTCCGTGTGTTGCGTAGTGGCGAGATTTCAATCAACGATGAGGTCTCAAAGCTCGAAGACGATTATCGCCAATGGCTAGACCTTCCTTATGCCATTGCTCATAACAATGGCACTGGTGGCATTCATGGAGCAATGCATGCCTTTGATATTGGTCCAGGCGACGAGGTCATTGTGCAGTCAGCGACCTGGTGGGCAAGTGTGATGCCGATACTCCACCAAGGCGGCATACCTGTCTTTGCTGAACTTGATCCAGATACGCTGGGATTATGCCCAAAAGATGTTGAGCAGAAAATCACTGACCGCACCAAAGCCATCGTAGTGGTCCATCTTTTTGGCATGCCATCTAAGATGGATGAGCTCATGGAAATTGCATCTAAGTATGGCTTACTCGTCCTTGAAGATGCCTCTCACGCACATGGAGCGACCTACAAAGGTCGTAAGATCGGCACCATTGGTGACGCAGCAGTATTCAGTATGCAAGCAAACAAACTGGTGCCCTCATCTGAAGGTGGCATGTTTCTTTGTAGTGACGAGGAAATGTATGAGAAAGTTCTGCGTTACGGCCATTACGAGCGACTGCTTGGATTGGAATCACTCAATAAATATTTGGCTGCGACGGGATTGGGTCATAAGTTCCGCATGTCACCCCTAAGTGCCGCCGTAGCACGCGTCCAACTACGACATTTGGACGAACGAAACGAAAAACGCAATCACAATTGCATCAGATTAGGTGAGCGGCTCGAGAAACTTGGAATCAAAGCTTTCTTGGCACCAGATGATGTGCAACGCACCTACTTTGAATATCTGGTCCACTACGATGAAGAGGCCACTGGCCTTCCAATTGGCGATCTCGCAACTGCATTAAGAGCCGAAGGTGCCCAAATAGAAGCACCACGCTATCCACTACTTCATCAAATGCCTGTTTTCACACACGGTTTTTGGTCGATGATTGCTCGGACGGATGAGACCGATAGCCCGCTTCGGGAATATGATATTGACGACCTGCCATTTACGGTCAAGGGCAATGGCTCTCTTCTTAAGCTTCCTGCCTTTCCAAATGCAGGCGATGATTTAGTCGATCAGTATGCCGCTGCATTTGAAAAAGTCCTCTCTCACGCTGATGAGATACCTCGAGACAGCGAATGA
- a CDS encoding lysophospholipid acyltransferase family protein: MSKDQRYQVFTAQEIERKFRRPLTRVMRPLVLLTTNTLRVGNRITWELQGAEYLEEATGPFVLASNHRSHVDTVSILGLLPKSISRRTVVAAAQDVFGRQGTTFKKRLMYGFVGLAVAAGFRAFAFDRNGPPLASIRTSRELIKRGWNLLLYPEGTRTRTGKMKAFKSGVGALARFTGSPVLPIYVSGGDQVMPAGRVFPTRAHICVKIGKPLYFQDQSSPRRFTARLERAVRQLGGEEVSARLNARAEGISQTEETQCSHDNQPNSEHQNTGLKEIKQQSA; this comes from the coding sequence ATGAGTAAAGATCAGAGATACCAAGTATTTACAGCACAAGAAATAGAGCGGAAATTTCGCCGCCCACTCACTCGTGTGATGCGCCCTTTAGTCTTATTGACCACCAATACACTACGCGTGGGCAATCGAATTACTTGGGAGCTACAAGGCGCTGAGTATTTAGAAGAGGCGACTGGGCCCTTTGTTCTTGCCTCCAACCACCGTAGTCATGTTGATACAGTTTCAATCCTAGGCTTATTGCCAAAATCAATATCACGCCGGACTGTGGTTGCAGCTGCGCAAGATGTGTTTGGTCGCCAAGGAACAACTTTTAAGAAACGGTTGATGTATGGATTCGTTGGCTTGGCTGTAGCAGCTGGCTTTCGTGCATTTGCATTCGACCGAAATGGTCCCCCACTCGCTTCGATTCGAACATCTCGAGAACTCATCAAACGCGGCTGGAATCTACTGCTTTATCCGGAAGGCACCCGCACCCGTACCGGCAAGATGAAGGCCTTCAAATCCGGTGTCGGAGCGCTGGCACGTTTTACCGGCAGTCCTGTTTTACCTATTTACGTTTCTGGTGGTGATCAAGTGATGCCTGCAGGTCGCGTCTTCCCAACACGAGCACATATCTGTGTCAAAATCGGAAAGCCACTTTATTTTCAAGATCAGTCATCGCCACGCCGTTTTACGGCTCGTCTTGAAAGAGCCGTCCGCCAACTTGGTGGCGAAGAAGTCTCCGCTAGACTCAATGCCAGAGCTGAGGGTATTTCCCAAACAGAAGAAACCCAATGTTCTCATGATAATCAACCGAACAGTGAACACCAGAACACTGGCCTTAAAGAAATAAAGCAACAGTCCGCCTAA
- a CDS encoding hemolysin family protein, whose translation MSILATSIIHWSTTDIPLFGLLVILLIFSGCFSSSETALFGLTHSQRLTLRRRRSIASRAVDALLSDQRMLLITILFGNMLVNVLYFVVSSVLLIRAESSIWIQAILGIAFLLIIVAGGEVIPKVLANANRVGFIRILAPPLLTMHRFIGPFRVILNSWVIAPLSRLTSPPQLPPELDEEELNALLDISGRQGVIDTDEQRGLQEVINLSRLRVRDVMTPRVKMVAISQEEEHEEILATIRKSRLTRIPIYQGDLDHIVGNLSVKAYLTQSQLGAIELSRAIYPMRYVPEIATLDQLLEHFRSSASKIAVAVDEYGGTSGIVSLEDIVEELVGDIVAETDQQTTPPVQIEPGAWRVSGGLSIRDWPEVLGHLVWRTNVVTLGGLIFDRLGRAPSVGDIVKIGNIRIEVEAVDSHHVTTALVKTTSIPESKEDV comes from the coding sequence ATGAGCATTTTGGCGACATCTATTATCCACTGGTCAACCACTGACATTCCACTGTTTGGGCTGCTCGTAATATTGCTTATTTTTAGTGGGTGCTTCTCATCATCAGAGACTGCTCTTTTTGGACTAACTCATAGCCAACGATTGACATTGCGCAGACGTCGATCAATCGCGAGTCGGGCTGTAGATGCCCTCCTTTCCGATCAACGCATGCTGCTGATTACCATTCTCTTTGGAAACATGTTGGTTAATGTTCTCTACTTTGTTGTCAGCTCAGTACTTCTGATCAGAGCTGAATCATCAATCTGGATTCAAGCAATTTTAGGCATTGCATTTCTTCTGATCATCGTTGCCGGCGGCGAGGTCATCCCAAAGGTGCTTGCGAATGCAAATCGCGTTGGCTTCATCCGCATACTTGCGCCGCCCTTGCTCACAATGCACCGTTTCATTGGCCCGTTTCGTGTCATTCTCAATTCGTGGGTCATAGCGCCTCTGAGTCGGCTCACCTCGCCACCACAATTGCCGCCAGAACTTGATGAAGAAGAACTCAACGCACTGCTTGACATCTCAGGTCGCCAAGGTGTGATCGACACCGACGAGCAACGCGGACTTCAAGAAGTCATCAACCTTTCACGACTGCGGGTTCGTGATGTCATGACACCACGGGTCAAAATGGTGGCCATTAGCCAAGAAGAAGAACATGAAGAAATTCTTGCGACCATCCGCAAATCAAGGCTGACACGAATTCCAATTTACCAGGGCGATCTCGACCATATCGTTGGAAACCTTTCAGTCAAAGCTTATTTAACTCAGAGTCAGCTTGGGGCGATCGAGCTTTCTCGTGCAATCTATCCGATGCGATATGTGCCTGAAATTGCCACACTCGATCAGCTACTGGAGCACTTTCGTTCGTCGGCCTCGAAGATTGCGGTTGCGGTTGACGAATATGGTGGCACGTCTGGAATTGTCTCGCTTGAAGATATCGTCGAAGAACTTGTAGGCGACATTGTTGCTGAAACCGACCAGCAAACGACACCACCTGTGCAAATAGAGCCTGGTGCATGGCGTGTGAGTGGCGGACTTAGTATCCGAGATTGGCCTGAGGTGCTGGGGCATCTTGTATGGCGTACCAACGTCGTCACACTTGGCGGCCTGATCTTTGATCGACTTGGACGGGCGCCTTCAGTGGGAGACATTGTCAAGATTGGTAACATCCGTATTGAGGTAGAAGCAGTTGATAGCCATCATGTCACAACCGCATTAGTCAAGACGACATCAATACCCGAATCGAAGGAGGATGTGTAA
- a CDS encoding CNNM domain-containing protein: protein MTPLEIIIYLALMILGIILSALWSGLETGMYVLNPVRLAVKAAHNDPRAVAIRRELMQPARLLAALLIATNASSYLASYSIAKLLTGFELSGWGLIIIETAIFTPTLFIFAETLPKDLFRTHSDVWTYRLARTVHILRWVLTITLLLPTIQCIAHLAGLILKANSNDNETARQRVLQLIREGIAVGVVSEAQTTLADRMLTLRERRVRDEMVPWAGVATVSLEDPLPTRLAWVAARHHTRFPVVDQSGRAVGVLSMLEALLEPNTATQELIQPAFECPADMSVTEALASMRVNRQALAIVTDPKVNKDDSGNNVVGIVTLKDLVEPLTGELHAW from the coding sequence ATGACCCCTCTGGAGATCATTATCTACCTTGCTCTTATGATTCTGGGAATCATCCTGTCTGCCCTTTGGTCTGGACTGGAAACTGGAATGTATGTCCTCAATCCAGTTCGACTTGCTGTCAAAGCGGCTCATAATGACCCACGAGCTGTCGCTATTCGTAGAGAGCTCATGCAGCCAGCGAGACTTTTGGCAGCGCTTCTAATCGCTACAAATGCTTCGAGTTATCTGGCAAGTTATAGCATCGCAAAGTTATTGACCGGCTTTGAATTAAGTGGATGGGGCCTGATCATTATTGAAACAGCGATCTTCACTCCCACCTTATTTATCTTTGCAGAAACACTTCCCAAGGATCTTTTCCGAACACATAGCGATGTGTGGACATATCGCCTTGCTCGCACGGTGCACATTCTGCGATGGGTTTTAACAATCACATTGCTTCTTCCTACTATTCAATGCATTGCGCACCTCGCTGGCTTGATACTAAAAGCAAACTCAAACGACAACGAAACCGCTCGCCAACGCGTACTGCAATTGATTCGCGAGGGCATTGCTGTTGGGGTGGTCTCTGAGGCTCAAACGACGCTCGCAGATCGAATGCTCACTCTTCGAGAACGTCGCGTCCGTGATGAGATGGTCCCTTGGGCTGGTGTAGCAACCGTGTCTCTTGAAGACCCTCTGCCAACCCGCCTCGCTTGGGTTGCTGCTCGCCACCACACGCGTTTTCCTGTCGTTGATCAGTCCGGCCGAGCAGTTGGCGTGCTCTCGATGCTGGAAGCGCTTCTAGAACCGAATACTGCAACCCAAGAGCTCATACAACCAGCTTTTGAGTGCCCCGCAGACATGAGTGTCACTGAAGCACTTGCAAGCATGCGTGTAAACCGCCAGGCACTCGCCATCGTTACTGATCCAAAGGTAAACAAGGATGATTCTGGTAACAATGTGGTCGGCATCGTGACCCTAAAAGACCTCGTTGAGCCCCTCACCGGCGAGCTACACGCTTGGTAG